Genomic segment of Mercurialis annua linkage group LG6, ddMerAnnu1.2, whole genome shotgun sequence:
aataaatttgatggtAAATTTGCTATTTTACCATCATCTTCCTGctgaaaacaaaacaaaattagaaGCATACCGTTGCACCGCCATGGATTCTGATATTTCAAATACTACCTTCCCAGAGCATACAAGAGATGTAATTTTATACTGTAAATCTGTTGAAGTTGCTAGATATCAGTGATAAACGTATGATTTGTGATGTTTCATTGCATGCACTCCACCTGTTTGATTAAATGCTCAAGAGAAAAGACAAACATGGAAACATAAgaatttaattgattgattGAGCTGGCCATAATACCTTGTATCTGACATAGTTTTCAGTGTTAAATTTGCTGCAAATTCTACTTCTTACTAGCTTTTTCTTCAAACTGTTAAGCCTTGCTCAAGAAAATAGCCAGTTCAATACCATATCAACGaccaaactattttattttgatgaacAAACTTTAATTcgcttttattttgattattaaatattaatttcttttcaaCATAATGCAatcggtttttaaaaaattgcttCTCTTAAAAAAAGTTATACATATATGGTAAATTTtcagataaatataaataaaatatttctcCTGCATGACAAAAAATAAGCAGTGCCACGTATGCATTTTTGCCGAACACCTctcgttaaaataaaattaaaatttactaatCAAAATAATGTGTATCAGAATTTGTcaccaaattgaaataaaataataatttgaatgacgcattcaaatttgatttatatgggctataaaattttaaggtttcattaatttattttattttgatgaatATAGATTATATTAAAAGTCAGAAAAAGTGGCAAAAACCTTCTCTAATCAGAACTAACGCACAAGAAGTGGCATACACGAAATTGCACACTAAAGCCAACCACTATTAAAAGGAAGTAACAAAGTCGATGCAAAAGAATATAATCCGGGTTTATGTAAAAGTCtaatacaaaaaagaaaaagaactaTTACAACATTTAAACAAGTAAAATGTCCTCATAAAGTCACCATAGATGATTTCCGAAACCAGCTTATTTTTCTGCTGAAAAATTGAGTATTCCTGCACTTCCAAATAtctcaaaaagaaaattgaattgTCAATACTTGACTCAAAATGTCATCACGATTCATACATTATTTGATAGCATATTGCAGTAATACCTGGAGATAAATGCAAACTATATTTCATTACAGATTGTTTTTATGCTTCATGACATGCTTCCTTAAACCAGGAACATGAACATTCTCCCTTTTCTTCCGACATGCGCGCTTTTTAACAAGGCTTTCTAATAAATCTAAGCATCATTAAATGTATGAGAAGTTTAATTAACTCAttattgacatttttttaatgatgtgttataATGTCACTAACTATGTGCACAAATAACATGGTGGATAGGGTCTATGTAAGTATTTTTCATCATGCAGATTCAACGACCAAAGTTGAGGACTGAAGCAGTGATAGAATACTCATTGGATATAATAAAATCTTGAGATGCCTGTTGATTCAACATGACTAAACCGGTACGAGGAGTATTATCCGGCGATATCTCCGGTACGGCCACTTTTCGGTCTAGATATTGCACAACTTGCCTCATGGTAGGCCTGGCTGTTGGTGTAGTGTGAGTACAAAGCAATCCTAACTTCAAAACCAATTCCATTTCTTCCACCATGTATTTCCCATTTAACTTAGAATCACTTATCTCAAGAATCACACCTTTTTTCCAACATTCGACAACCCAATCGGCTAATATCACTTCACCAGCTGGTCTGTATGGTTCAATGGTCTTTCTTCCGCAAGCCACTTCAAGCATCAATGTCCCAAAAGCAAAAACATCACTGCTGGTTGTGACCCTTCCTGTTCTTGAAACTTCTGGTGCAAGGTATCCTATTGTACCAACCACGCAAGTTGTTTCAGGAATTGAACCTCGTTCATGAAACTTCGCCAGTCCAAAATCTCCTAATCTGCCATTTAGATCAGCATCCAACATCACATTACTAGCTTTCACATCTCTGTGAAGAACAATATGTTCCCATTCTTCATGAAGGTAAAAAAGAGCAGATGCAACTCCTTTCAGGATTTGATACCGTTGGACCCAGTTAAGATTCGGCGTGTCATTCTGAAATAGGAATCTGTCAAGGCTTCCATTTGGCATATAATCATAAACCAAGAGCAGCTCGCGTTTTCGCCTGCAATAGCCGATAAGTTGAACCAAATTCCTGTGGCTGAGCCTTCCCATGCTTGCAATTTCAGCTATAAACTCCTTCATCCCTTGTTGAGAGTCATGAGAGAATTTCTTTACTGCAATTTGTGTATTAGAAGATTGTAACACTCCTTTATAGACCTTTCCAAAACCTCCAAATCCGAGAAGTTCTTTGTCTTTAAATCCTTTAGTTGCTTTATAAAGATCCTTGTAAGAGAATCTTTGAGGGCCATATTCCTTCTCCCAGTCTTCGCGCAATTCTCCAAACTTCTTCTTCCTTTGAATTATACACACCGCTACAATGATAAGGAACAACATAACACTTGTCCCCGCCAACGCGATTATGACTATACCTAGCAATGTTAGAAATGGATGAGGCTGTGAAGAGTCTGAAGGAAGCAGCGGAAGTGGAGGAAGCTTTGAAATATCAAGACTTTGGCTAGGCCCACCTTTGTTAAAGCTCCAACCAAGAATATAATGGTAGCTAGCCATGGAACCTGTAGATGCAGAGAA
This window contains:
- the LOC126685870 gene encoding L-type lectin-domain containing receptor kinase SIT2-like gives rise to the protein MISMLKLLHFLLISSVFQKVLSYGQDQSHFIYHGFSGSNLNLSGLAIVHPNGLLQLSNISSLEVGRAFFPLPFKFNKSLSFSTNFVFAIDPQTHAVGKTPANGGHGFVFALLPSLEFASGSSTEYFGIFNKKTDDLSSNHIIAVEFDTIETVDSLDIDSNHVGIDVNSLTSIVSAPAAYFRDHEESKNLMLISGDPMKVWIDYDQVEMILNVTIAPLVSIRPEKPLLSKNIDLSLFVSDSMYVGFSASTGSMASYHYILGWSFNKGIVIIALAGTSVMLFLIIVAVCIIQRKKKFGELREDWEKEYGPQRFSYKDLYKATKGFKDKELLGFGGFGKVYKGVLQSSNTQIAVKKFSHDSQQGMKEFIAEIASMGRLSHRNLVQLIGYCRRKRELLLVYDYMPNGSLDRFLFQNDTPNLNWVQRYQILKGVASALFYLHEEWEHIVLHRDVKASNVMLDADLNGRLGDFGLAKFHERGSIPETTCVVGTIGYLAPEVSRTGRVTTSSDVFAFGTLMLEVACGRKTIEPYRPAGEVILADWVVECWKKGVILEISDSKLNGKYMVEEMELVLKLGLLCTHTTPTARPTMRQVVQYLDRKVAVPEISPDNTPRTGLVMLNQQASQDFIISNEYSITASVLNFGR